The following DNA comes from Cytophagales bacterium.
TGAACAGAATGATCCATATCAGGATGGGTACAATAATCAAGACAGTAGATCGCATCTGCACCGATCTGAAATTGCAATTGAATGCATTTTTCTGGCGTCAGGTTCTTTTTCTTTTGCCCCTTGGCCAGCTGATAGACAAACCCTTTGGCATTGATGCTTCCCATTTTGGATTCATAGATCATGGAAAACACCTGAAATCCACCGGAATCTGAAATGATGGGTTTGTCCCAATTCATAAAGTCGTGGATGCTGTGCTGAGACGTAAAGGAAGTCATCCCGGGCTTGGAAGATAGGTGCAAGGTATTCACCACCAGTCCTTCAATTTTGGCTTGCTCCACATCCAATGAATCCACCGACCGAACAATGCCTCGAGTAGCATCCGGCAAAAACACCGGGAGCTTCAGGGTGCCGTGGTTAGTTTCAAGACTTCTCATCCGTCCTTATGAATTTAGGGTGATTACCTGCGATCACTAGGGTGATCTCTCCTTTGATGCTCGACTGCTCCAATTTGGGAATAACATCACCGATGTAGCCTCGTGTCGTTTGCTCAAATTTCTTGGTCAATTCCAGACAAACCGCACAATAGCGATCTCCATATACTGCCAGTGCCTGGTTCAGGGATTTAATGATTCGGTGCTTCGACTCGAAGAATACCAACGTATGTGGTTGCTCCAATTCCATTTCGAAGAACTTCTGACGCTGGCCATCCTTTCTCGGGATAAATCCTTTGAAAGTATAACTGGAAGTCGGCAATCCGGACTGAACCAGGGCATTGTGCACGGAGCTTGGCCCCGGAATGACATCCAGATCATGCCCCTCTTCAATGACCCTGGAGATCAGTCTATATCCTGGATCACTAATACCCGGCATACCCGCATCCGAACAAATGGCTACATCCTCATCATTTTCCAGATGTGAAATGATCCGGGTGATCGCGCGCTGCTCATTGTGCTCATGGTAGGAGAAAACATGCATTGGGAGTCGCACCTCATACCTCGTCAAAATCTTTTTGGTGACTCTCGTATCTTCACAAGCCAACACATCGATTTCGTTGAGCAGCCGGACCGCCCGATAGGAGATGTCTTCCATGTTGCCAATAGGCGTTGCAATTACATACAGTTTGGCCATTTGCTATGCCTTATGAATTAAAACGAGCCACTCATTTTCGAACTCAAGTCGATGCATCGACCATCCTTCCGATTCAACCAGTTGCTCAATTGGCTGCGAATATCGGTCATACATGATCATTTTCGCTCCTCTTAAGTTCTGAAGCGGAAAAGAAATGACCATCCAGTCCGTTTTTGTATTCCTAATGATCTCCAGTCCTGATCCCTTCTTCCGGTGATCCAGGCAATGATACATCTTGAAAAGGAAGGCTACATCTGCATGTTGCTCTGGTGGATTACTGTAAATGTCCTGCCAATGTGCCAGGGGCTGGATACTCTCTAGCGCAAAATAGTGATTGATCAGGTCCACAAAATTTTTATTGATATCGTAGGCATTGTATTGCACTTCCTTCGGCAAATTCATCCAGGGAAAGCAAAATGGATGAAAGGCACACGCCAGGTCTGTGACGATTTTGGGAACACCCGTGATCTCAAAAATTCGCTGGTAATAAGCCTCACTTAGCACAACCAGCCGTTCTCTGGCAGATTCATGAATGGACATGACGTTGATACAGGCGTTACGAACCGTTTCCAGATCACTTGCTTCAAAAGCCTCCTCAAGCTCTTGTTTTGCCTTTTTATAATTAGGTAATCCCAGGTAATCCTGCCACACATTGTGTAGCTTTTTCCGGCATTGTTTCTCAATCTCCTTAGGAGAAAACCCATCTCTCAACAGCCCTTCACAAATGTCCCTAATGGTACCTTCATGCAGGTCTCTGTACTTTTTGGACTGTGAAATACGGGTGACGACTTTATCTAGATCCATATGTTATTCGAAAGCAAAACTTGCCGACAATCCTGAGACGATCAACAAGTGAAGATAAAAACATTCTTTACTAGCGGCATTTCTGATCGTAACGAGAAGATTTAACTTTGCATCAATCTTATTAGAAACTTGTCTTAACAGAGGCAAAAAACGCATTTTAGAAGAAAAGAGACCCACGTCTCAGGATGAATCGATATGCAGAACGATCCAGAACTTGACCCAAAATTTTTAGGAACGATATCCTCGGATTTCGTCAAGGTATCAGAATACATCAAAGAAGCCTCTTACCAGATCCGAAAAAGAGGATTTTCGGAATTTCCAGTATTCCCGGTTTCGGACACGCAAATACCCATTGGTAGCCCGCTGTATGAAAAAGGCGTCATGGAAAATCAGTTTCATTATTATGCTTCGTATATGGAAGAGTTCCTGGAACGACAGCTGATAGAAAAGGAGGCAGATTTCAAAAGCATTTATAAACCCGCCGATGAATTCTGCTGTCTGTTTGTAGTAAAGGAAGAATTTACGAATTTTTTATTCATCCCATATCCCGTAGATTAGTTTTAGGTCATACATGCGCACGACTTGTCTGCAATGAATCCAAACCATCAAAACTTGGAATAGTGATATTCAAGTTGTCCTTACCAACTGTTAGTCAAATATGCCTCAATCGCCAGATGTTAAGCATTGGTTAAAAAAAATTAACACTCAAAACATTTTGGTTTAACATCGAATCTACTATATATTTGTATCACTACAGTCGCCCGACTGTAGCCTTTAGTTGTTTTGGGAGCAATCTGATTTTTATCGGATTGCTCTTTTTTTTGCTCACAACTTGTTTTTACCCCCTTTCTTTATTGAAATAGTACAATTAGCCGTCGATTTGATTCTGTTCTGAAAACAATTCAAATGCAAATTTGATTATCAGAAGTTTTTACGAATGTAAAAAATGGGTTCCGCTAGATGAAATATTCTATTAATCATTGAATAATGAACAGGTATCTCTTTACAGTCTAAAGGACTGAAAAAATCGATCTGAATTTCAGATCACAAGTCCATCCAGCGCTTGAAATCCCCAACTCTGTCTCGACTTACGATCACCTCATCCGCCAACTCCGGGGATAATCTAAGCAACAGTCTGCTGTTGAAGTAGCTATGGATTTCTTTAATACAAGACAGACTGAGTATCAGCTTTCTATTGATCCGAAAAAACTCCAGCGGATGTAGCAGGGATTCAATATGGTCCATGGTGTAGTCCAGGGGGTATTTTTTACCATCATTAGCCACCAAATAAGTCATACCATCATGGTAATGGAAATACCTGACGTCTTCAATGTTCACAGATCGGTATTGATCACCCAGCTTGACGAGGAATCGTTTTTTAAAGTCCCCGGTCAGGATTTTCTTTAGTTGTCCAAAGTCCTGCCCTACACTGGGCGTACTGGCTGTTTCAGCCGGCCGGTCTTGCGCGCGCAACTTTTCAATGCTGTGTTGCAGGTCTGATTCATCGATGGGTTTCAGTAAATAATCGATGCTATTGAATTTGAAGGCCTTAATAGCATAGTTGTCATAAGCCGTCGTGAAGATTACAGGGATCTCAATTTTGAGCTCCGTAAGCACATCAAAGCCGAGGCCATCATTAAGCTGAATATCCAAAAACAAAATATCAGGAGGGCTATTATCACGGAACCAATTCCTGGCGCTACTCACCGAATCCAGCACTTCCAGGATTTGGATCTCAGGATCGATTTTATTGATCAGTACTTTGAGTCGATCCGCCGAAAGTCGCTCATCTTCAATGATCAGTGCTTGCATCTAGGTAAATCGTAGCGTATTTAATATCGGGAGTTTCACCGTGAAGAATTGCTCATCTTCTGTCACAATCACTGATTGCTTGGTCTGAAGTTCATACTGGCTACGGATATTTTCCAGACCGAGTTTTGTGGAAGATTCTACCGCACCTTTCTTTTTCACCTTGTTTTTCACCACCAGATAGCCCTGATCAACGGACAAGGTCACGTGAAGTGGCTCACGACTGGAAAATTGATTGTGTTTCACTGCATTTTCGATGAGCATTTGCAATGAAAGTGTAGGTATATATGACTGTCGGTATTCCTCGGCAATATCTACCGTCACATCAAAACTATCTTCATGACGTATCTTCAATAGATAGATGTAGAGGTCCAGCACCTCCAACTCTTTCTTGACGCTACTCATGGACTCTTCGCGATTGTCCAATATGTGACGATACATCTTTGAGAGCCTGGAAAGGAACTTACTCGCTTCTTCCGGCTTGGTATCAATCAGACTTTGTAGCACACTGAAACTATTGAATAGAAAGTGTGGATTGACCTGATTCTTGAGGTTTACATACTGACTTTGCAATAGCTCTTTTTGCATCAGCGCCTTATCGCGTTCCTGTCGTTTGGCCTGATCATGATAGATCCTGAACAATTCTCCGGCTATGATCAACCATCCCAGCACCTGCCCTTGAAAGGACATCACAATGAAGTTTTGAAAACTACTGGTGTAAACCACACATTCGTTCTGAAAATTGGGTTTGATATGGTATTCCGAAAAGTATATGGACGTCAGCACCATAGGAATCGATACGAGTGTAAGGATCAGGATCAGGTGCAAAAGGTTCCGGTAATTACTCAAGTCCTTGTTTTGCGCATTGAGGCGTTTCAACGTAAAGTCAAATACCTCCCAGATGCCAAGCACCATGATCACCGTGTAAATGATGTAAACACGATCTAATCCGCCAAACCGAAACAACGTTTCGCCTGCCTGGGTACTATTTACATGAAAGAACACATAAACAAGCAGGGATATGAAAACGCGAATGCCGTATTTCTTGAAGGGGCTCATGCTGTAAAAGTGAAGTAGCGAGCGCCAAAAGCATCCCGCTACTATCCAAACCTAACTAATATTATTGTTTTAACCGAATCAAAAGCTGGTCTTGATCATCAAGGATTTATTGTCCGTTGGTACTGACCTGCTGACCTGAATTAGAGGTCACAGTAAATGTTGTAGACCGGATTGAGTTTTTCCATCGACCTGCTCCGTCAATCATCAAGGTGTAGTTTCCAGTTGTGGTACTCGTAGCTTCTACACGCAAGGTATATGCATCTGCTTCAGCAGCGATCGGTTCCAAAGTGATGTTCAGGTCATCATTCTTCTGAACAGCTAATTCAGTCTTTACCTTTCTAAGTCTTTTTGAGCGCAACAGGTATACTTTGGTTTCAGCCGAACCTGAAGTCAAGTCAAGTTCGTAGCTATCTAATTTGATTACAATACCGGATTTTGGCAGTTCTTGTGCCTGAACAGCAGAAGCAACAACCATGAATGCAAATAGTATGAGAGAGAGTTTCAAGTTTTTCATCACAACAAGTTTTTTAGTTATGATGAGAAACGCCTCTACCAACTTTTCTTCCCTCGATTTCAGTCGAATCGTCAGATTTCCTACTCGAATCGTCAGATGGTCCGGGTCATTTACAATTCGCTTTTGTACACTTTTCCAGCTTTCATCACGAAAACCACCCGACCGAAGGCATCAATGTCCTCCAGTGGGTCTCCATCAATTGCGATGATGTCGGCTTGCATTCCCTTTTGAATGCTCCCGATCTGATCTTCCATTTCGAGGATTTTCGCATTGACGGACGTGGCCGCCTGAATGGCTTCCATGATCGGCATCCCGGCTTCGTTCATGTACTTCAATTCCTTCCAGTTATCGCCATGAGGAAAGACTGCCGCATCAGTACCAAATCCAATTGGCACCCCCTTGGCGTAAGCCTTCTGAAATGTGGACTGGATCTGTGGCCCAATTGCCTTCGCTTTCGCAGCTACGATAGATGGGAAGTAACCCGGCTGATTTGCTTTACCAACGACGTACTTTCCTGCCGAAATAGTTGGAATATAATAGCAATTGTTTTTGATCATTAATTCCATGATTTCTTCATCCATGAAGGTCCCATGCTCAATGGTTTTCACCCCTGCTCGAACCGCGCGTTTCATACCTTCTGTACCATGTGCGTGAGCAGCTACAGAAAAGCCCAGGTCTTTAGCTGCACTTACGATGGCTCCAATTTCATCTTCTTTGAAGTGAGGGCCCAATCCATCCTTGGCCACACTCAAAACCCCGCCAGTAGCTGTGATCTTGATCCAATCCGCACCGTTTTTGTACCGCCATCTCACCGCCTTTTTGGCATCTTCTATGCTGTTGACCACTCCTTCTTTAGGGCCCGGATCTCCCATCAGGTCTCTTCGGTGGCCATTGGTCGGGTCTGCGTGCCCTCCTGTGATGGACAAGGCCTTTCCGGCGGTTAAGATCCGGGGACCGTCTACCTTACCCCGATTGATCGCATTACGCAACGCAATGTTTACACCGCTTCCTCCCATATCCCGAACCGTCGTTACCCCGGACATCAGGGTCTTTTTCGCATACGTCAAGGCATCATACGCTACGTCTGCTTCATTTTGAGTGAATCGTTTCAAATATCTGTCCGGACTGGTCTCCCCTTCGATGTGCACATGCATGTCGATCAAGCCTGGAGTCACGGTCATGGATTTCAGATCGATCGTGACATCACCTTCTTCAGGACTGGTGTATCCCCGATCAACGGATGTAATATTCGAACCTTCAATAATGATGGTTCTTTCTTCAAGAATTCGATTGTTAGTTCCATCAATTAGCTTACCGACATGAATGAGGGTGCGCTGCGAAAAAGATGAAAAAGACAAGATTATAAAAAGGAATAAAAGAGACTTCCTCATGTGGGTAAAAATTAAACTAGGTTAGCTACTGATAAAGCTAGAAAAATTTCAGAAACTGGCCATTTCAATTCTCTCAATGGTACCCGTAATAAGTGCGTTTTAACCTCCCAAAACACCAATGAACGATGTTTTTTTACTATTCATAGAAAATTTGTGACAAGAAGTCATAAATTATTTTGCAGAGATCAAAAATCTTCGTTCCTTTGAATCACTACAGTCGCCCGACTGTAGCCTTTAGTTGTTTTGGGAGCAATCTGATTTTTATCGGGTTGCTCTTTTTTTGCCCCCTCGTCAAGCTCGGGACGAGCCTTCCCTTCGACAGGCTCAGGGCACGCTCTTTTCTCTGCCAGTATTCTGATTGGCAACGAGAAAAATACTTCTCTCAATTATACCTCTGACCCTGACTTTAAACCATTGGTTGGAAGCGTGAAAAATTGATGATCACATTTCTTCTTCTGATTCGAAAAGGAGGCTGCGAATTAAGTCTGTAAAATACAAATCATCAGCGTCCTCATAAGTGACGCGGACGGGTAGTAATAGGAAATAAGTTTGATCTCAACTTTGGATCAAGCAATATTCTTGGGGAGCACCCAAATAGCATGCAATTCCTAAGATTTAAAATTTAGCTGAAGTACCTGAATCATCTACTGTGCGTTTGTTGAGGTCTGAGGCATCGTTTTCTCTTGCCACTTTTCCATCGATGAAAAGTGCCAAAAATCTAGGCCGGATTCATTTTTTAACGCCTTTTGTCTCAAAAGAGCAGGAATAAAATAAACTCGCAATTTCGTGAAATCAAATCAGTTGAGACTCTACCGGCGAACAGAATTTTATTCTTTTCTGCTCTTCTTTACCCCAAAAACCTAAAATGAATCAAGGCCGACCCAAAGTGACAACTTCATTTTGCACAATTACTCCAAAGGTTTATGGCTTGATCCTCAACTTTTCAGGAACTATGGTCTGCGACGATTACCCATTCACCATCGAGGTTTCTCCAGATCAGTGAAAAATGACCGCTTGGTATGTCGTTTTCTCTTGTCAATTGCCACTTCCCTACCACAAACCAATAATCATCACTCAAAGGCTCAATGATTTCCAGGGTAAATTTCAATGTTCCCATGGCTGCTTTGTCAGGATAGGACGCCTTGTAGTTATCCAATGTTTGTTGCCAACCATAAGTGAGCCCTTTACTACCGATGAATACGAGTTCTTCACTTTGCCAGTAGCTCTTCATAAAGCAATCCAGATCACCGGCGTTCCAACATCGTTCCTGCTCAGCCATGGCTTCCTTGATGGCTGTTTCGGGAGTTTGAGCCAATAGAACAAATGAACAGGTAATTAAGAAAAAAGTCAGCAGGGTCTTCATACGCGCAAGGTACAATGCTCATGCCTGATTTAAGATGAGAAATGTCATAAACGTACGATTCCGGGTTTGTGCTGTATTACTTCGACACGAAACGACTCATTCTCAGGTAGGAAGGAAATTTCACCAACAGGTCCAGCCACCAGATCATAGAAAGGGCTATGCCTTGCAACATCAAGACCGGCTTTTTCCAAAGCTTGACCTTGGCAAGAAAATGATAGCCCAGGTGCTGAAAAAACACCTCCCCGTAGATATGAGACAAAGGATCTCTATCCCTATACTTCTTGTACAGGGCCGGACTTTTTTGATAAAGTGTAAACTCACTTTCCATGATCTTCATGCGACGAGACACTTTTCGAAACGTGTCTCTCCTTGGCGGGTGATAAACGCGCATTTCCTTACAGAAGACCACTTTACCAATTTGCTGTATCCGCCAGCTCACATCTGCGTCTTCATTGTGAGGTGAAGGGAAAGATTCATCGAATCCATCAATGAACATCAGTGCTCCTTTTGAATATGCTGCGTTGCAAGTAGGAACGGAATTGTGGCCAGTCAAATTATCGATCTGATGGGTCAGTGGCGTGACGCTTTCGCGATCCGTATAAGTAGCACCTTGCATCCCTACGATAGATTCATTCCATCCTGCCAGGATTGTTTCCAACCAGTTTCTTTCTACCACACAATCGTCATCTGTAAAGGCAATGATAGGCCCCGAAGCGACCCTAAGTGCCGTATTTCTGGCCTTTGCCGGACCTCCATTTTCTTGATGGAATACCTTCAAATTGTCGTAAAAATCCAGAATATGATCCAGGTATTCCTTCGTCCCATCACCAGAGCCGTCATTCACTACAAGCACTTCATATTGCGCTTCAGCCAGGGTCTGGCTCATTAATGCATTTATCTGGCCCTTCAAAAGTTCCAGCCGATTATAAGTAGGAATGACTACTGATATTTTGATCGCACTCATGATTCTTGTGCTTGTTTAGATGATTGATTTTTTGAATGTCGAATATTGACGAATAGTAGTCCGAGCAGCACCCAGAACAACAGACTCATCGGAAAGACCCCCGCAACCTCTTGCCCTATTTCCACAACCCCCAGTGGCGGAAGCATACAGAGCATTCCAGCCACTTGCGCTTTCTGGGGACTATCCGGCATCCGCCAATAAGCCATTACTCCTTTCAGGAATGCTATGAAATAAATGAGCAGGAAGATGATCAGACCAATCCACCCGAGCTCAACCGCTACGCGAATGACCCCCGAATCCGGAGGAAAATTGGCCAGGAAGGTACCCGGTGAAAATCGTTGACCCCAGACTCCTGTACTTCCTAATCCTCCACCGATGGGATGCTTCATGATCCAGGGTGTGATCATTTTTCGATTGTTCGCTCGGATCTGGTAAGACTTATCTTCAGAAGCTTTAAAGACCGATTGGATCCTCAAGATGTGGTAGTTACTCGTAGGCATCTTCGCTACAGCCCCCAATGCCATACCTGCGAATACCAGGCTGACCCACAGCTTCCGGTTTCGGCTGATCACTACTTTGATGAAGTAGTAGATGGGAATGATGATGAAGGAAGACCTTGTACCGGAAAAGACCATTGCCAGGAGACAGATACACCCAATCAGCAGGTAGATCACTTTCGATCTTACCTCCCTGGATCCGAAGGCGGTATTCAGACTCAAACAGCACATCGCCGCCATAATGATTCCATATTGAGCAGGGCTACCGATTGGTCCAAATGCTCGCCAACGACCATTATTGAATACCAGATGAATGGTATCCGTACGGATCACATGGCTCATTTCCCAGCCGAAATACCCAAACAATCCTTGATAAATACCCCACAGACCAGCAATGGCGCTCAGGAATAGCACAAAGTTGAATAAGCGCCTGCTATCTTTTGAAGTTACCATGGCCTGCCATACTAAAAAGTAGAGCATCAGGTATCCGACTGCTGGCCGGATCACATAAAACCAGGCTACCCTGGAGGCGGCATAAGGGTTTGCAACTTGAGCCAGGTTATACACCACCCAGATCATAAGGATAACCGTGAGTGGACTTTTCAAGCCTGTCCAATTTCTTTCGTATTGCATCTTATAGATGTTACCACTAACCATGATCAGAATCATCAGGTCTAAGCCTATCCCCACAGGAATATTGGGTACCAGCCGGAGGGCCACACTCAGGAAAAATGAAGCGATGACCATGATATATATCCCAACCTGAGTCTTCCAAAGAGCCGTAAAAACAAGGGGGCCAACCACCACAACTCCTGCGAACAGGATCGCGCCCAGAAGTCCTAACTTGTACACTCCTAGCGTGACAATAAGGGTAATCAAACCCAGTAAAATGATCATGAACCATCCGCTTATGGTGGATTGCCCCCGACAATAATCCACCAACCTTCCAACAAGGGACTTTTCCCAGGTTTCACTAGCTAGCGAATCATGTGACCGGATGTTGGAATTGATCATGATCCGAAAGTAGCAGACGGCCTTCAAGCACAAGGCGACTTTTCGGAAAACGGTAGGAAGTACAGGGATTTGTGTGGAAAAGGGGAATTTTAGAAATGACCATTAATTATTGCACGCCTATTTCTTTTAATGTTTAACTTCCATATCGAAACGAAAAAGGCATGATCTCCATTGATTTTTCCAAGTTTGCAGAAAACCTCAAAACATACCTGGATTCTGTTGAAAAGAAGCAACAGACAATCTTTATCAAAAGAAATTCGGGTAAAGGAGCCGTAATGATGTCTTTGGAAGAATACAATTCAATGGTGGAAACGTTACACCTACTTAGTTCCAAGAAGAATGCAGACAGACTTTATGAATCTATGGATCAAGTAAAAGCAGGGAAGATTGATACTC
Coding sequences within:
- the rsmI gene encoding 16S rRNA (cytidine(1402)-2'-O)-methyltransferase encodes the protein MAKLYVIATPIGNMEDISYRAVRLLNEIDVLACEDTRVTKKILTRYEVRLPMHVFSYHEHNEQRAITRIISHLENDEDVAICSDAGMPGISDPGYRLISRVIEEGHDLDVIPGPSSVHNALVQSGLPTSSYTFKGFIPRKDGQRQKFFEMELEQPHTLVFFESKHRIIKSLNQALAVYGDRYCAVCLELTKKFEQTTRGYIGDVIPKLEQSSIKGEITLVIAGNHPKFIRTDEKS
- a CDS encoding LytTR family DNA-binding domain-containing protein, which codes for MQALIIEDERLSADRLKVLINKIDPEIQILEVLDSVSSARNWFRDNSPPDILFLDIQLNDGLGFDVLTELKIEIPVIFTTAYDNYAIKAFKFNSIDYLLKPIDESDLQHSIEKLRAQDRPAETASTPSVGQDFGQLKKILTGDFKKRFLVKLGDQYRSVNIEDVRYFHYHDGMTYLVANDGKKYPLDYTMDHIESLLHPLEFFRINRKLILSLSCIKEIHSYFNSRLLLRLSPELADEVIVSRDRVGDFKRWMDL
- a CDS encoding histidine kinase, with the translated sequence MSPFKKYGIRVFISLLVYVFFHVNSTQAGETLFRFGGLDRVYIIYTVIMVLGIWEVFDFTLKRLNAQNKDLSNYRNLLHLILILTLVSIPMVLTSIYFSEYHIKPNFQNECVVYTSSFQNFIVMSFQGQVLGWLIIAGELFRIYHDQAKRQERDKALMQKELLQSQYVNLKNQVNPHFLFNSFSVLQSLIDTKPEEASKFLSRLSKMYRHILDNREESMSSVKKELEVLDLYIYLLKIRHEDSFDVTVDIAEEYRQSYIPTLSLQMLIENAVKHNQFSSREPLHVTLSVDQGYLVVKNKVKKKGAVESSTKLGLENIRSQYELQTKQSVIVTEDEQFFTVKLPILNTLRFT
- a CDS encoding amidohydrolase family protein; protein product: MRKSLLFLFIILSFSSFSQRTLIHVGKLIDGTNNRILEERTIIIEGSNITSVDRGYTSPEEGDVTIDLKSMTVTPGLIDMHVHIEGETSPDRYLKRFTQNEADVAYDALTYAKKTLMSGVTTVRDMGGSGVNIALRNAINRGKVDGPRILTAGKALSITGGHADPTNGHRRDLMGDPGPKEGVVNSIEDAKKAVRWRYKNGADWIKITATGGVLSVAKDGLGPHFKEDEIGAIVSAAKDLGFSVAAHAHGTEGMKRAVRAGVKTIEHGTFMDEEIMELMIKNNCYYIPTISAGKYVVGKANQPGYFPSIVAAKAKAIGPQIQSTFQKAYAKGVPIGFGTDAAVFPHGDNWKELKYMNEAGMPIMEAIQAATSVNAKILEMEDQIGSIQKGMQADIIAIDGDPLEDIDAFGRVVFVMKAGKVYKSEL
- a CDS encoding nuclear transport factor 2 family protein gives rise to the protein MKTLLTFFLITCSFVLLAQTPETAIKEAMAEQERCWNAGDLDCFMKSYWQSEELVFIGSKGLTYGWQQTLDNYKASYPDKAAMGTLKFTLEIIEPLSDDYWFVVGKWQLTRENDIPSGHFSLIWRNLDGEWVIVADHSS
- a CDS encoding glycosyltransferase family A protein, which gives rise to MSAIKISVVIPTYNRLELLKGQINALMSQTLAEAQYEVLVVNDGSGDGTKEYLDHILDFYDNLKVFHQENGGPAKARNTALRVASGPIIAFTDDDCVVERNWLETILAGWNESIVGMQGATYTDRESVTPLTHQIDNLTGHNSVPTCNAAYSKGALMFIDGFDESFPSPHNEDADVSWRIQQIGKVVFCKEMRVYHPPRRDTFRKVSRRMKIMESEFTLYQKSPALYKKYRDRDPLSHIYGEVFFQHLGYHFLAKVKLWKKPVLMLQGIALSMIWWLDLLVKFPSYLRMSRFVSK
- a CDS encoding O-antigen ligase family protein, translating into MINSNIRSHDSLASETWEKSLVGRLVDYCRGQSTISGWFMIILLGLITLIVTLGVYKLGLLGAILFAGVVVVGPLVFTALWKTQVGIYIMVIASFFLSVALRLVPNIPVGIGLDLMILIMVSGNIYKMQYERNWTGLKSPLTVILMIWVVYNLAQVANPYAASRVAWFYVIRPAVGYLMLYFLVWQAMVTSKDSRRLFNFVLFLSAIAGLWGIYQGLFGYFGWEMSHVIRTDTIHLVFNNGRWRAFGPIGSPAQYGIIMAAMCCLSLNTAFGSREVRSKVIYLLIGCICLLAMVFSGTRSSFIIIPIYYFIKVVISRNRKLWVSLVFAGMALGAVAKMPTSNYHILRIQSVFKASEDKSYQIRANNRKMITPWIMKHPIGGGLGSTGVWGQRFSPGTFLANFPPDSGVIRVAVELGWIGLIIFLLIYFIAFLKGVMAYWRMPDSPQKAQVAGMLCMLPPLGVVEIGQEVAGVFPMSLLFWVLLGLLFVNIRHSKNQSSKQAQES
- a CDS encoding type II toxin-antitoxin system Phd/YefM family antitoxin, coding for MISIDFSKFAENLKTYLDSVEKKQQTIFIKRNSGKGAVMMSLEEYNSMVETLHLLSSKKNADRLYESMDQVKAGKIDTLGWTSKY